TTTACTTCTAGGCCGCCCCTGTAATTATTTTTTTCTAGATAAGAAACCATAGCTTCTTTCATTGAAGTCGGAGATAAAAATACTGGATCATTTAGGTCTATTGTCGCTGTCTCATTGGACCCTAGGACAAAAGAATCAAGGTCTGCAAAGCTATATTTTTTCTCTAAATCGATCCTAAGCCTTTGGACTATCCACATACCATTTATATTTTTCAAAAATCTTATGGTCTTATTTATACCACCCTCATTTGTATAGTTTTCATCAAAGGCTTTTTTATTTATCAAAGGCCTATCTATCAAATCTCCAAGCAAGGACCAGGTCCCTGATGATAAAAATAAATTTTCTTCTCCCTCAGGTACAGTCACAACTGCACTTGCTGTATCATGACTTGCCACTGCTATTAGATTTATTTCTTTTTCTGTCTTTATATTTTCATTTTTTATTGGCCCTATTAGGTCAGGTGCTTGTAGAATTTTACCAAAAATCTTTTTTGGTAGTCCCAGTTTTTCTATCAGGTCATAATCCCAATCCCTTTTTATAGGATCTAACAATTGAGTAGAGCTGGCATTTGTGTATTCGTTATATTTTTTGCCAGTCAAAATATAAGATATATAATCAGGGATCATCAAAAACCTATCAGCTTTTTCCAAAAGCTCTGGTTGGTATTTTTTTAAATAATAAAGCTGGTAGATAGAATTAAAAGATTGGTACTGGATACCTGTTTTTTCATAGAGTCCATAGTCTCCAAAAATCGATTTCACTTCATCTACAACCGCAAGAGTTCTTTCCTCCCTATAGGAAATAGGATCTCCTATCAACTTGCCCTCCTTATCTATTAGGACAAAATCAACCGCCCAGGAGTCCACTCCGATACTACTTATATCATCAAACTTCTTGTTTGCTTTATTTATACCCTCATAAATATTATTTATAATCTTTTCTATATCCCAAACCAGACAATCTTCTTTTTTTATCAGGTAATCATCAAATCTGTGGACTTCTTCTATAGAGAATTTAGAGTTTTCAACTTCTCCCACAAAAATTTTCCCACTTGATGCTCCCAAATCAATAGCTAGGTGTTTCATTTTCTAGTGATTACCCCTAAGCTCATCAATTAGTTCTTTATAAGGCCTATCTTTGTTAAACAAGGCTGATGTACCCAAAACAAAACCATCAACACCTTTTTTTGAAAGACCATGGACTTTTTCTTTGCTGATAGCCCCATCGACAAAAACCTTAAAATTATACTTTTCCTTATAGGTCATAAGGTCATCAATTTTTTCATCTACAAAGTCTAAATATTTTTGTCCTGCAAATCCAGGGCTTACTGTCATTACCAAAACATAATCAACCAAGGATAAGAGTGATTTTATAGTAGCAAGCTCTAGGTTTGGATTTATTACAATACCAGCAGCCATACCAGATTTTTCTATTTGGCTAATAAGTCTAACTGGGTGGTCAGTCTTTTCTGGATGAAAATAAAATATTTGGCAACCAAGATCTGCAAAAAATTCTACCTTACTTTCCGGATTTTCTACCATCAAATGAGCATCTACAGTTAGATCTGTGTGGCTTCTTATATACTTATACTCATTTAGTCCAAGGGCATAATTTGGCACATAATTACCATCCATTATGTCCATATGGAATCCATCAACTCCAGCTTTTTCTAGCGACTCAATTTCTTCTTTTATTTTTCCAATGTCAAAACACATAGTAGATGGGTACAAAAGCATATTTTCCTCCATTATTTTCTTATAAAGTTTTGGCAAGGCCTAAACCCGCCCTATCTTAACGTTTTCCTTACCTATATAATATTACATTTTTGATATTTTGTAAAATTTGAACCATATATTGGAAATTTTCCCAGAAATGTTTAAGTTCAGTTCAATATTGTTCAAATCATTTCAAAGTTGTATAATCTTTTCAGGAGGCTATATGATTTCAGCAGAAAGACTAAATAAAATATTAGATATATTAAAAGAGAAAAAATATGTAAGTATTAACGACCTCAGTCAGAACCTATATGTTTCTAAATCCACTATTCGCAGAGACCTCATAGACTTAGAAAAGTCTGGACACATTATTAGAAATAGGGGCGGCGCATCCTTGGTTTCATCAAACTCCTTTGAGGTTTCTAGCCAGTTTAGATACAAGGAAAACTTCGAGAAAAAAGATTATATAACAAATCTGGCCCTAGATTTTATAGAAAATACCATGTCAATATGCCTTGATGCATCCTCTACTGTCGACCTCTTGTCAAAAAAACTTCAAAGGTTCAAAAAATTGATCTTGATCACAAATTCTGTATCTATTCCGTCTTATTTTAATGACCACGAAAAAATAAGAGTTTATAGTTCTGGTGGTCTCTTAAAGAATAATTACAACTACTATATAGGTTCAAGTACAGAAAAATTTTTAGCCCAATTTTTGCCTGACCTATACATATTTTCCGTAAAATCAATCGATCATTCTGGAATTTATGAAGCTGAGCATGACCAAATACTGATAAAAAGGCAAATGATAAAAAATTCAAAAATGAGCATTCTTTTGGTAGATTCTAGCAAATTTGATACTCATTCCTTTATAAAAGTGTCGGATTTAGAAAAAATTGATTATATAATTAGCGATAAAAAGCCAAAAAATTTTGCTTCTTATTCTGATGACATAAAGAAAAAATTCTTATACTAAGATAATTAAAAAAAAAGCACCTCAATGGGTGCTTTTTAAAATATATTTTGCAGGATAATAATGTAATTTGCTTATCTAAGTTTAAGTATTGGAGATACCCTCTTATATACTAGGTCAGTCACTAGACTAGCTAGGGCTCCTTTTATTATGTTAAATGGAGCTATTGATAGGACCATTAGACTAAAATATGATTTTACAAGTCCGTTTGTCTTGCTTGTCATACCTACAAAGGCTGACATATCTAGACCCATTACCTTGCCATAGGTTGGAAATACTACAAAGGCATTTGATAGGGTTGCTACTGCTGTCATAGCTATGACTCCACAGATCAATGAGAATATAGCTGTTTTTTTGGTCTTTTTGCTTTTATAGATTGTAGTTGATACAAAAACGAATGTCGCACCAACGATAAAGTTTGATAATTCGCCTACACCATAAGTGGTTGTTTTTGTTAGGTTTAGGACGTTTTTTATAAGTTGGATTAGGACTCCATACCAAGGTCCCATTGCAAATCCACCAACTAGGGCTGGTACATCAGCAAGGTCGATTTTCATAAATGGTGGGGCTATTGGAATTGGTATTTGTATAAACATAAGCACATAAGCTAATGCTGCCAAGATTCCAACTTTGACTACGTTGTTTAGTGATAAAGCTTTTGTTCTGTTCATAAATCCTCCCTTTGGGCAATAAAAAATGCCCGAAAATCAGGGCACGAAAGAATTATTTTAACTTCTCTCATCCAGACTATACTGTCGGTTTTGGAATTTCACCAAATCGGTCCGAAGACTCGCAGACTATCACTGCCGGTTAAGGAATTGCACCTTTCCCTGAAGAAGTAATGTTTTACATTACTTTGTTATTTGCTTTTCTATCCTCATTATAAACCTTGTATAAATTATTGTCAAATTTATTCTTACTTATTTGAGTCAAGGACCCACCTGTATCCTACGCGGTTGACTGTTTCTATTGGGCATAGGTTTACTTTTTTAAATTGGATTCTTATTTTTCTAATATGCTCTCTGACTGATCTTTCTGTAGTTTCTATACCTTTTTCTTCTTTCATTATCTCTACCAATTTTTCTTTTGACAGGGTCTTGCCCATGTTGTTTACAAGGATTGAGCAGATGCTTACTTCTGATTTGGTTAGGTCTAGAATTTGACCGCCAACTCTAAAAATCCCATTTTCTTCTTCGAGTCTGCATTCTCCAGACTGCCAGATCTTTGATCTTGATAGTTCTTCTACTTTATCAAATATATTTTTTATAAACTCTTCTCTAGTAAATGAATGGATCACAAAATCTTTGTCATCTAATTCTTGCTCATATGGGTTTTTTTCATACCTTTCTGTCAAATAGATAACTGGTATGTTTGTTTTCTGTTTTATATATTGGATAAATTGCAGACATCTGTTGTGGGTCATATCTACAAGTATAAGGTCAAATACGCTGCAGTCCCTAAACAAAAGATCATCAATTGAGTCTATTTTTTCCACTACCACTTCGTCTTTATCAAAATGGGCATTTAGAAGTTCTGAAACTCCATTTTTATTTTCTACTGATGCTATTCTCATTTACTCTCCCTCCTTTTGTATTTTATTCCAGCCTCATATTATATTTTAAAAAAATATGTTTTTAATGTAGTTTTGTTTTGTCAATTTAACGACTTATCATATCTTTGTGGCTATTATAATCGTTAATTTTTAATTTACTTTTTTATTATATCATGTTTTCAAAGAATTTTAAATCAAAAAAAGAGCCCTAAGACTCTTTCTTATTTTTTACATGAGCTTTTTAAAAATATTATTTTAAATTAGAATTACAAATATTACTAAGCTAAAGAATTCTACCTAAAAATTTATTTATAATAAAGCGTATGGAACTTTTTATTATAAATAATATTTTTTCATAACTTGTAAGTTTTCATCAAGTTCATATACAAGTGGTTGACCTGTTGGGATTTCGAGACCCATTATATCATCATCAGATATATTTTCTAGGTGTTTTGCTAGGGCTCTAAGGCTGTTGCCGTGAGCTGCAACTAGGACAGTCTCTCCAGCTAGAAGTTGTGGTGCTATT
This window of the Anaerococcus mediterraneensis genome carries:
- a CDS encoding ECF transporter S component, giving the protein MNRTKALSLNNVVKVGILAALAYVLMFIQIPIPIAPPFMKIDLADVPALVGGFAMGPWYGVLIQLIKNVLNLTKTTTYGVGELSNFIVGATFVFVSTTIYKSKKTKKTAIFSLICGVIAMTAVATLSNAFVVFPTYGKVMGLDMSAFVGMTSKTNGLVKSYFSLMVLSIAPFNIIKGALASLVTDLVYKRVSPILKLR
- a CDS encoding ribulose-phosphate 3-epimerase — protein: MPKLYKKIMEENMLLYPSTMCFDIGKIKEEIESLEKAGVDGFHMDIMDGNYVPNYALGLNEYKYIRSHTDLTVDAHLMVENPESKVEFFADLGCQIFYFHPEKTDHPVRLISQIEKSGMAAGIVINPNLELATIKSLLSLVDYVLVMTVSPGFAGQKYLDFVDEKIDDLMTYKEKYNFKVFVDGAISKEKVHGLSKKGVDGFVLGTSALFNKDRPYKELIDELRGNH
- a CDS encoding winged helix-turn-helix domain-containing protein, whose amino-acid sequence is MRIASVENKNGVSELLNAHFDKDEVVVEKIDSIDDLLFRDCSVFDLILVDMTHNRCLQFIQYIKQKTNIPVIYLTERYEKNPYEQELDDKDFVIHSFTREEFIKNIFDKVEELSRSKIWQSGECRLEEENGIFRVGGQILDLTKSEVSICSILVNNMGKTLSKEKLVEIMKEEKGIETTERSVREHIRKIRIQFKKVNLCPIETVNRVGYRWVLDSNK
- a CDS encoding DeoR/GlpR family DNA-binding transcription regulator, yielding MISAERLNKILDILKEKKYVSINDLSQNLYVSKSTIRRDLIDLEKSGHIIRNRGGASLVSSNSFEVSSQFRYKENFEKKDYITNLALDFIENTMSICLDASSTVDLLSKKLQRFKKLILITNSVSIPSYFNDHEKIRVYSSGGLLKNNYNYYIGSSTEKFLAQFLPDLYIFSVKSIDHSGIYEAEHDQILIKRQMIKNSKMSILLVDSSKFDTHSFIKVSDLEKIDYIISDKKPKNFASYSDDIKKKFLY
- a CDS encoding rhamnulokinase family protein, with amino-acid sequence MKHLAIDLGASSGKIFVGEVENSKFSIEEVHRFDDYLIKKEDCLVWDIEKIINNIYEGINKANKKFDDISSIGVDSWAVDFVLIDKEGKLIGDPISYREERTLAVVDEVKSIFGDYGLYEKTGIQYQSFNSIYQLYYLKKYQPELLEKADRFLMIPDYISYILTGKKYNEYTNASSTQLLDPIKRDWDYDLIEKLGLPKKIFGKILQAPDLIGPIKNENIKTEKEINLIAVASHDTASAVVTVPEGEENLFLSSGTWSLLGDLIDRPLINKKAFDENYTNEGGINKTIRFLKNINGMWIVQRLRIDLEKKYSFADLDSFVLGSNETATIDLNDPVFLSPTSMKEAMVSYLEKNNYRGGLEVKDLMKIFYNSLVGLYKKSISIIDDLTGVKHKSLYIIGGGSQAQILNQMLKENLDLDIFIGPVEGSAIGNLMAQINLEENIGLEEIRKLLKEAKLVKEIGHE